From Streptomyces sp. CMB-StM0423, a single genomic window includes:
- a CDS encoding DUF6851 domain-containing protein: MLLGGIGGASTAALAALGHSGSATAAEPAGQTPAAAADFDFDTGNFVRDLIATFRPAEDVYGPMDVTVLHRFIHLSTAAWFDAMAPYHPTAVGVYSRIRRRPSSESTTNRNKNIAALYANYRVIKGVEPGRGTAFRDLMTAIGLDPDDESENPTSPIGIGNLAGNAVLARTAHDGMNQLGDVGRTYNGRPYQDYTGYRPANSAYELTNPSRWQPKHGTHNRRLAGNAGDKGIFTVQSFVTPQQRLVRAHTFRDPGGFGLAPPEFSDHTRPRDYKRSVDEILEASAALTDEQKVKAEIFDNKFLGVGISVGAAAQAHGELDLDDLVHLLFGSTVAIYDSLVAIWHYKAKYDAVRPFSAVRHVYGSRRVTSWGGVGKGTVGDMPADEWTSYLNVGDHPEYPSGSGGVCAAQAQATRRFFDDDVLDWTFRAPAGSTMVEPGVTPGADLAVHWDTWTDFVRDCAYSRLWGGVHFSKTAERSIPFGEQFGDLAYEFVQRHVRGEVAED, encoded by the coding sequence GTGCTGCTCGGCGGGATCGGCGGCGCCTCGACCGCGGCCCTGGCCGCGCTGGGCCACAGCGGTTCCGCAACCGCCGCCGAGCCGGCCGGTCAGACGCCCGCGGCGGCCGCCGACTTCGACTTCGACACGGGCAACTTCGTCCGCGATCTGATCGCCACCTTCCGTCCCGCGGAGGACGTCTACGGCCCCATGGACGTGACCGTGCTCCACCGGTTCATCCATTTGTCGACGGCCGCCTGGTTCGACGCCATGGCGCCCTATCACCCGACGGCCGTGGGCGTTTACTCCCGTATCCGCCGCCGCCCTTCGAGCGAGTCCACCACCAACCGGAACAAGAACATCGCCGCGCTGTACGCCAATTACCGGGTGATCAAGGGCGTGGAGCCGGGCCGCGGCACGGCCTTCCGCGACCTCATGACCGCGATCGGTCTCGACCCCGACGACGAGTCGGAGAACCCGACCAGCCCCATCGGCATCGGCAACCTGGCGGGCAACGCCGTCCTGGCCCGTACGGCACACGACGGCATGAACCAGCTCGGCGACGTCGGCCGCACCTACAACGGCCGCCCGTACCAGGACTACACCGGCTACCGCCCGGCCAACTCCGCGTACGAGCTGACGAACCCCTCCCGCTGGCAGCCGAAGCACGGCACCCACAACCGCCGCCTCGCCGGGAACGCGGGCGACAAGGGGATCTTCACCGTCCAGTCGTTCGTCACCCCGCAGCAGCGGCTGGTCAGGGCGCACACCTTCCGCGACCCGGGCGGCTTCGGGCTCGCGCCGCCCGAGTTCAGCGACCACACCAGGCCGCGGGACTACAAGCGCTCCGTGGACGAGATCCTGGAGGCGTCGGCCGCGCTGACCGACGAGCAGAAGGTCAAGGCGGAGATCTTCGACAACAAGTTCCTCGGCGTCGGCATCTCCGTGGGCGCCGCGGCGCAGGCGCACGGCGAGCTGGACCTGGACGACCTCGTCCACCTGCTCTTCGGCAGCACCGTCGCGATCTACGACTCGCTCGTGGCGATCTGGCACTACAAGGCCAAGTACGACGCCGTCCGGCCGTTCAGCGCCGTCCGGCACGTCTACGGCAGCCGCCGGGTCACCTCCTGGGGCGGCGTGGGCAAGGGCACGGTGGGCGACATGCCCGCCGACGAGTGGACGAGCTATCTCAACGTCGGCGACCACCCCGAGTACCCCTCCGGCTCCGGGGGCGTCTGCGCGGCCCAGGCGCAGGCGACGCGGCGGTTCTTCGACGACGACGTGCTGGACTGGACGTTCCGTGCGCCGGCCGGGTCGACGATGGTCGAGCCGGGGGTCACCCCGGGCGCCGACCTGGCGGTGCACTGGGACACCTGGACGGACTTCGTCAGGGACTGCGCGTACAGCCGGCTGTGGGGCGGCGTGCACTTCTCGAAGACGGCGGAGCGGTCCATCCCGTTCGGCGAGCAGTTCGGCGATCTGGCCTACGAGTTCGTGCAGCGGCACGTCAGGGGCGAGGTCGCGGAGGACTGA
- a CDS encoding N-acetylglucosamine kinase has protein sequence MTSATARWVLGIDSGGSGLRIAAAAVPADGGDPAESGAAVETAGPVATGDNGIDADDLLGKLLPAAHRLLDAAGAQSFAAVCVGAAGMATLGADLRARLPHALADALGTGHLALAADGVTAYAGAIGQHPGAVVAAGTGMIAVGTGLDAAGWRRADGWGHLLGDCGGGAWIGRAGLEAAMRAFDGRRGGSAALLARMETVFGTSTQMPGLLYPRPDRPAVLASFAPEVARCAPHDPVAAAILAEAGEHIAAAAVAVCPADPGSAVALTGGLFGIGEPLLAPLRAELAVRLPRARVSTATATPLAGSLRIAAALAADELLLPVERGMLDVW, from the coding sequence ATGACCAGCGCTACGGCCCGATGGGTGCTCGGCATCGACTCCGGCGGCTCGGGGCTGCGCATCGCCGCGGCGGCCGTCCCCGCGGACGGCGGCGACCCGGCGGAGAGCGGCGCCGCCGTGGAGACCGCGGGACCTGTCGCCACCGGGGACAACGGGATCGACGCCGACGACCTCCTCGGCAAGCTGCTGCCCGCCGCGCACCGGCTGCTGGACGCGGCAGGCGCCCAGTCGTTCGCCGCCGTGTGCGTCGGCGCCGCCGGCATGGCCACCCTCGGCGCCGATCTGCGGGCCCGGCTGCCGCACGCCCTGGCGGACGCCCTCGGCACAGGGCACCTGGCGCTCGCCGCCGACGGGGTCACCGCGTACGCCGGCGCCATCGGGCAGCACCCCGGTGCCGTCGTCGCCGCCGGCACCGGCATGATCGCGGTCGGCACCGGGCTCGACGCGGCGGGGTGGCGGCGGGCCGACGGCTGGGGGCACCTGCTCGGCGACTGCGGGGGCGGCGCGTGGATCGGGCGGGCGGGTCTGGAGGCGGCGATGCGGGCGTTCGACGGCCGCCGCGGGGGCTCCGCGGCGCTGCTGGCCCGGATGGAGACGGTGTTCGGCACCAGTACGCAGATGCCCGGCCTGCTCTACCCGCGGCCCGACCGCCCGGCGGTGCTGGCCTCGTTCGCCCCGGAGGTCGCCCGCTGCGCGCCGCACGACCCGGTCGCCGCCGCGATCCTCGCCGAGGCGGGCGAGCACATCGCCGCCGCGGCCGTCGCGGTCTGCCCCGCTGACCCCGGTAGCGCGGTCGCGCTCACAGGCGGGCTCTTCGGCATCGGGGAGCCGCTGCTCGCGCCGCTGCGCGCGGAGCTCGCGGTACGGCTGCCGCGCGCCCGGGTGTCGACCGCGACGGCGACGCCGCTGGCGGGGTCGCTGCGGATCGCCGCCGCGCTGGCGGCCGACGAGCTGCTGCTGCCGGTGGAGCGGGGCATGCTCGACGTCTGGTAA
- a CDS encoding right-handed parallel beta-helix repeat-containing protein: MHGAHPARIAAALVSAAALLAGLQAAAAARPADAAEVIDVSTADELEAALAAAGPGDTIRMADGTYRGNFDVTASGSGSAPAALTGSAGAVLVAGGGYGLHLDGASYWNLTGFTVTGGQKGIVMDAADHVDIASVTVHDLDMEAVHFRNSSSDGSITDSRIHDTGQNGRGMGEGVYVGSAGGTGDRSDRILIEGNTIGPGVGGENVDIKEGTTGARIIGNTFDGSGLTGANYDDSWVDIKGNDVLVADNTGRGTTNDGYQTHEVQDGWGCNATFRGNRSDLGGATGPDRYAIDVTNYDAQSCPVTVSGSNTVSGGRGLVNPGVPVTG, encoded by the coding sequence ATGCACGGAGCGCACCCCGCCCGTATCGCGGCCGCCCTGGTGTCCGCCGCCGCCCTCCTGGCCGGCCTCCAGGCGGCTGCCGCCGCCCGGCCCGCGGACGCCGCCGAGGTGATCGACGTGTCCACGGCCGACGAGTTGGAGGCGGCCCTCGCCGCCGCGGGACCGGGCGACACGATCCGGATGGCGGACGGGACGTACCGCGGCAACTTCGACGTCACCGCCTCCGGCAGCGGCTCCGCGCCCGCCGCCCTCACCGGCTCCGCCGGCGCCGTGCTGGTCGCCGGCGGCGGCTACGGGCTGCACCTGGACGGCGCCTCGTACTGGAACCTGACCGGGTTCACGGTCACCGGCGGCCAGAAGGGCATCGTGATGGACGCCGCCGACCACGTGGACATCGCCTCCGTCACCGTGCACGACCTGGACATGGAGGCGGTGCACTTCCGCAACTCCAGCTCCGACGGCTCGATCACCGACTCCCGGATCCACGACACCGGGCAGAACGGCCGCGGCATGGGCGAGGGCGTCTACGTCGGCAGCGCGGGCGGCACCGGCGACCGCAGCGACCGCATCCTGATCGAGGGCAACACGATCGGCCCCGGCGTCGGCGGCGAGAACGTCGACATCAAGGAAGGCACCACCGGCGCCCGGATCATCGGCAACACCTTCGACGGCAGCGGCCTGACCGGCGCGAACTACGACGACTCGTGGGTCGACATCAAGGGCAACGACGTACTGGTGGCGGACAACACCGGCCGCGGCACGACCAACGACGGCTACCAGACCCACGAGGTGCAGGACGGCTGGGGCTGCAACGCCACGTTCCGCGGCAACAGGTCCGACCTCGGCGGCGCGACGGGGCCCGACCGGTACGCCATCGACGTCACCAACTACGACGCGCAAAGCTGCCCCGTGACCGTCTCCGGCAGCAACACCGTCAGCGGCGGCCGCGGCCTGGTCAACCCCGGCGTCCCGGTCACCGGCTGA
- a CDS encoding lactonase family protein, which produces MGESVLRACVGSFSSGGGAGITVAHVDPGTGALTPRHSTDALRDPSFLAVADGGLLYAVSETEGGSVAAFRLGDDKPEPAGDPVPVSGDHPTHLALAGGHLLTANYASGSFSTVTVNRDGTLAGPAALLQHEGSGPVAERQEGPHAHQVVPDPTGRWVLGVDLGTDSVLVCALDADRGALRLNHEVPLRPGTGPRHLAFHPEGHRVYVACELEPVVTVCSWDAATGTLEPLAEAPLLTDETAAADETPYASGIAVSPDGRFCWTAVRGPDVVATLALGDDGGVRDLVSNVPCGGTWPRDLAIDPEGRHLYAANERSGDVTWFDIDAESGMPRRSGSAALPAASCVVFA; this is translated from the coding sequence ATGGGTGAATCGGTTCTGCGGGCTTGTGTCGGCTCGTTCTCCAGTGGCGGCGGCGCCGGGATCACCGTCGCCCACGTCGACCCCGGCACGGGCGCCCTCACCCCGCGGCACTCGACCGACGCCCTGCGCGACCCCTCGTTCCTCGCCGTCGCCGACGGCGGCCTGCTGTACGCCGTGAGCGAGACCGAGGGCGGCAGCGTGGCCGCGTTCCGGCTCGGCGACGACAAGCCCGAGCCCGCCGGCGACCCCGTACCCGTCAGCGGCGACCACCCCACCCACCTCGCGCTCGCCGGCGGCCACCTCCTCACCGCCAACTACGCCTCCGGCAGCTTCAGCACGGTGACCGTCAACCGTGACGGCACCCTCGCGGGACCCGCCGCGCTGCTGCAGCACGAGGGCAGCGGCCCGGTCGCCGAGCGGCAGGAGGGCCCGCACGCCCACCAGGTGGTCCCCGACCCGACCGGCCGCTGGGTCCTCGGCGTCGACCTCGGCACCGACTCCGTGCTCGTCTGCGCCCTCGACGCCGACCGCGGCGCCCTGCGGCTGAACCACGAGGTGCCGCTGCGCCCCGGCACCGGCCCGCGCCACCTGGCCTTCCACCCGGAAGGACACCGCGTCTACGTCGCCTGCGAGCTGGAGCCCGTCGTCACCGTCTGCTCCTGGGACGCCGCCACCGGCACCCTCGAACCGCTCGCCGAGGCACCGCTGCTGACGGACGAGACGGCCGCGGCGGACGAGACCCCGTACGCCTCCGGCATCGCCGTCTCCCCGGACGGCCGCTTCTGCTGGACCGCCGTCCGCGGCCCCGACGTCGTCGCCACCCTCGCGCTCGGCGACGACGGCGGCGTCCGCGACCTCGTCTCGAACGTCCCCTGCGGCGGCACCTGGCCGCGGGACCTCGCGATCGACCCGGAAGGCCGGCACCTCTACGCGGCCAACGAGCGCTCCGGGGACGTCACATGGTTCGACATCGACGCCGAGAGCGGCATGCCGCGGCGCTCCGGCTCGGCCGCGCTGCCGGCGGCGTCGTGCGTCGTCTTCGCCTGA
- a CDS encoding secondary thiamine-phosphate synthase enzyme YjbQ, which produces MTDVFTTHALRITTGSGESVHDLTAECDAFLREAADGRDGLLNVFVPHATAGIAIIETGAGSDDDLLVALHDLLPADDRWNHRHGSPGHGRDHVLPALVPPHATLPVIGGRLELGTWQSVVLVDTNRDNPQRSVRLSFLG; this is translated from the coding sequence ATGACCGACGTCTTCACGACCCACGCGCTCCGGATCACCACCGGGTCCGGCGAGTCCGTGCACGACCTCACCGCGGAGTGCGACGCCTTCCTGCGCGAGGCGGCCGACGGCCGCGACGGGCTGCTCAACGTGTTCGTCCCGCACGCCACCGCGGGCATCGCGATCATCGAGACGGGCGCGGGCAGCGACGACGACCTCCTCGTCGCGCTGCACGACCTGCTGCCCGCCGACGACCGCTGGAACCACCGGCACGGCAGCCCGGGACACGGCCGCGACCACGTGCTGCCCGCGCTGGTGCCGCCGCACGCCACGCTGCCGGTGATCGGCGGCCGGCTGGAGCTGGGCACCTGGCAGTCGGTGGTGCTGGTCGACACCAACCGCGACAACCCGCAGCGCAGCGTGCGGCTGTCGTTCCTCGGCTGA
- a CDS encoding endonuclease/exonuclease/phosphatase family protein, with protein MLRRRAYAVLPALLLTVAAAAPAAAGQAPAETPAATASGAPVGFLTYNICGNSPSTEDCSATREVEKRRDAVVAHARAGKSDFVFLQEVCSQQFETIGRALKGDGYDGHFVETFQRPGVCDVKELDGTVTRGVYGIAVYAKGPITPGEAVTIDPDDDYTRQYSGPEAWHAACVEAEIRGRKTRGCSVHLYPQYDGKPPDINARQAANLAADPWLNAGTPVVLGGDFNPLHRTDTIPDRSTSPRSTDLDPFYRPALGGTGRLMEVDETDAARFDATCKAATPRPRACRSGEPTHVRQSAEVKEAKLDYIFVDQDHFGNARGDALPRDSEISDHYALVGSATVRQDDDNDGQR; from the coding sequence ATGCTGCGACGCAGGGCTTACGCCGTCTTGCCGGCACTGCTGCTCACCGTGGCCGCCGCGGCGCCCGCCGCCGCCGGGCAGGCACCGGCGGAGACTCCGGCCGCGACCGCCTCCGGCGCACCGGTCGGATTCCTGACGTACAACATCTGCGGCAACAGCCCCAGCACCGAGGACTGCTCCGCGACCCGCGAGGTGGAGAAGAGACGCGACGCGGTCGTCGCGCACGCCCGCGCGGGGAAGAGCGACTTCGTCTTCCTCCAGGAGGTCTGCTCGCAGCAGTTCGAGACGATAGGCCGGGCCCTGAAGGGCGACGGTTACGACGGACACTTCGTCGAGACCTTCCAGCGGCCCGGCGTGTGCGACGTGAAGGAGCTGGACGGCACGGTCACCAGGGGTGTGTACGGCATCGCCGTCTACGCCAAGGGGCCGATCACCCCCGGCGAGGCCGTCACGATCGACCCCGACGACGACTACACCCGGCAGTACTCCGGCCCGGAGGCATGGCACGCGGCGTGCGTCGAGGCGGAGATCCGGGGCCGCAAGACCCGCGGCTGCTCGGTCCACCTCTACCCGCAGTACGACGGCAAGCCGCCGGACATCAACGCCCGGCAGGCCGCCAACCTGGCCGCCGACCCGTGGCTCAACGCCGGCACCCCCGTCGTACTGGGCGGCGACTTCAACCCGCTGCACCGCACGGACACGATCCCCGACCGCAGCACCAGCCCGCGGTCCACCGACCTCGACCCGTTCTACCGGCCCGCGCTGGGCGGCACCGGCCGGCTCATGGAGGTCGACGAGACCGACGCGGCCCGCTTCGACGCCACCTGCAAAGCCGCCACACCGCGGCCCCGCGCCTGCCGGTCGGGAGAGCCCACACACGTCCGCCAGTCGGCGGAGGTGAAGGAGGCGAAGCTCGACTACATCTTTGTGGACCAGGACCACTTCGGGAACGCCAGGGGTGACGCGCTGCCGCGCGACAGCGAGATCTCGGACCACTACGCGCTCGTGGGCTCCGCCACCGTCAGGCAGGACGACGACAACGACGGGCAACGGTAG
- a CDS encoding uracil-DNA glycosylase: MAGRPLPDIVEAGWAKALEPVAQQIAAMGDFLRAEVAAGRTYLPAGPNVLRAFQQPFDDVRVLVVGQDPYPTPGHAVGLSFSVAPDVRPLPGSLENIFRELHNDLGHPRPANGDLTPWTTQGVLLLNRALTTAPRRPAAHRGKGWEQVTEQAIRALAARGRPLVAILWGRDARNLRPMLSDYPAIESAHPSPMSADRGFFGSRPFSRANELLQKQGAEPVDWTLPTNG, from the coding sequence ATGGCTGGACGTCCTCTCCCCGACATCGTCGAAGCCGGCTGGGCCAAGGCCCTGGAGCCGGTCGCCCAACAGATCGCCGCCATGGGCGACTTCCTCCGCGCCGAGGTCGCCGCGGGGCGGACATACCTGCCCGCGGGGCCGAACGTGCTACGGGCCTTCCAGCAGCCGTTCGACGACGTGCGGGTGCTCGTCGTCGGCCAGGACCCGTACCCCACCCCGGGCCACGCCGTGGGCCTCAGCTTCTCCGTCGCCCCCGACGTGCGCCCGCTGCCCGGCAGCCTGGAGAACATCTTCCGCGAGCTGCACAACGACCTGGGCCACCCCCGCCCCGCCAACGGCGACCTCACCCCCTGGACCACGCAGGGCGTGCTGCTGCTCAACAGGGCGCTCACCACCGCACCCAGGCGTCCCGCCGCACACCGCGGCAAGGGCTGGGAGCAGGTCACCGAGCAGGCCATCCGGGCGCTCGCCGCCCGCGGCCGGCCGCTGGTGGCGATCCTGTGGGGCCGCGACGCGCGCAACCTGCGCCCCATGCTCAGCGACTACCCCGCCATCGAGTCCGCCCACCCCTCCCCCATGTCCGCCGACCGCGGCTTCTTCGGCTCCCGCCCCTTCAGCCGGGCCAACGAGCTGCTGCAGAAGCAGGGCGCGGAGCCGGTGGACTGGACGCTGCCGACGAACGGATAG
- a CDS encoding NAD(P)-binding domain-containing protein, whose protein sequence is MSGIVRTQVVVIGSGQAGLSAAFFLRRAGLDFVVLDHSPGPGGAWQFRWPTLTYGKAHRVHDLPGMPLAAAEADGARPAAEVVAEYFGAYERTFELPVRRPVNVAEVREGAGTETGRLQVVTDAGTWSARALVNATGTWDRPFWPRYPGQETFRGRQLHTAQYRGPQDFAGQRVVVVGGGASGTQHLLELAGTAAETAWVTRRPPVWREGPFTEDWGRAVVARVDERVRAGLPPKSVVGETGLALTDEVRAAQAAGVLVRRPVFERITPDGVAWADGTVFRADAILWATGFRAAVDHLAPLRLREPGGGIRMEGTRAARDPRIHLVGYGPSASTIGANRAGRTAVRELTRLLADTPEPEPGPDSGPGPVPAEPGAVSAAV, encoded by the coding sequence ATGAGCGGCATCGTACGGACGCAGGTGGTGGTGATCGGCTCGGGACAGGCCGGGCTGTCGGCGGCGTTCTTCCTGCGCCGTGCGGGCCTGGACTTCGTCGTCCTGGACCACTCCCCCGGGCCGGGCGGCGCGTGGCAGTTCCGCTGGCCGACGCTGACGTACGGCAAGGCGCACCGCGTACACGACCTGCCCGGCATGCCGCTGGCCGCCGCCGAGGCGGACGGGGCCCGGCCGGCCGCGGAGGTCGTCGCGGAGTACTTCGGTGCGTACGAACGCACCTTCGAGCTGCCCGTGCGCCGGCCGGTGAACGTCGCCGAGGTGCGCGAGGGCGCCGGGACGGAGACCGGGCGGCTCCAGGTGGTCACGGACGCGGGCACGTGGTCGGCGCGCGCGCTGGTCAACGCCACGGGCACCTGGGACCGGCCGTTCTGGCCGCGCTACCCGGGCCAGGAGACGTTCCGCGGCCGGCAGCTCCACACCGCGCAGTACCGCGGCCCGCAGGACTTCGCCGGGCAGCGCGTCGTGGTCGTCGGCGGCGGCGCCTCCGGCACGCAGCACCTGCTGGAGCTGGCGGGGACCGCGGCGGAGACCGCGTGGGTGACACGCCGGCCGCCGGTGTGGCGGGAGGGCCCGTTCACCGAGGACTGGGGCCGGGCCGTGGTCGCCAGGGTCGACGAGCGGGTACGGGCCGGGCTGCCGCCGAAGAGCGTGGTCGGCGAGACCGGTCTGGCGCTGACGGACGAGGTACGCGCCGCGCAGGCGGCCGGCGTGCTGGTGCGGCGGCCGGTGTTCGAGCGGATCACGCCGGACGGCGTGGCCTGGGCGGACGGGACGGTCTTCCGCGCGGACGCGATCCTGTGGGCCACGGGCTTCCGCGCGGCCGTCGACCACCTGGCGCCGCTGCGGCTCCGCGAGCCGGGCGGCGGCATCCGCATGGAGGGCACTCGCGCGGCCCGCGACCCGCGGATCCACCTCGTGGGCTACGGCCCGTCGGCGAGCACCATCGGCGCCAACCGCGCCGGCCGCACGGCGGTCCGCGAGCTGACCCGGCTGCTGGCCGACACGCCCGAACCGGAGCCCGGCCCGGACTCCGGCCCAGGGCCCGTACCCGCGGAGCCAGGCGCCGTCAGCGCTGCTGTCTGA
- a CDS encoding DUF305 domain-containing protein has protein sequence MRHRRALASVVPLTAALLLGGCTGGDSSDDAGDGGKASVIAPGKPGEQAATIPADEVEEARGDDRPNSADTTYMRDMIEHHGQAIVLTDLAEKHAGAENVRSIAERIAAGQQPEIAVMEAWLEENPGGGGEDGHGGGHGGGHEGMPGMASEADLGRLRAARGEEFDALFLKLMIAHHEGAVKMAEEVLGKGNNEYVEQLATGVIAQQLSEIGRMEKLA, from the coding sequence TTGCGGCACCGTCGCGCGCTCGCCTCAGTCGTTCCGCTCACCGCCGCCCTGCTGCTGGGCGGCTGCACCGGGGGCGACTCGTCCGACGACGCCGGGGACGGCGGCAAGGCGTCCGTCATCGCGCCCGGGAAGCCGGGCGAACAGGCAGCCACGATCCCCGCGGACGAGGTCGAGGAGGCGCGCGGTGACGACCGGCCCAACTCGGCGGACACCACGTACATGCGCGACATGATCGAGCACCACGGGCAGGCGATCGTCCTGACCGACCTCGCCGAGAAGCACGCGGGCGCGGAGAATGTGCGCAGCATCGCCGAGCGGATCGCCGCCGGGCAGCAGCCGGAGATCGCGGTGATGGAGGCGTGGCTGGAGGAGAACCCGGGCGGCGGCGGTGAGGACGGCCACGGCGGCGGGCACGGGGGCGGGCACGAGGGGATGCCCGGGATGGCGAGCGAGGCGGACCTCGGCCGGCTGCGGGCGGCGCGCGGCGAGGAGTTCGACGCGCTGTTCCTCAAGCTGATGATCGCCCACCACGAGGGCGCGGTGAAGATGGCCGAGGAGGTGCTCGGCAAGGGCAACAACGAGTACGTCGAGCAGTTGGCGACCGGCGTGATCGCGCAGCAGCTCAGCGAGATCGGCCGGATGGAGAAGCTGGCATAG
- a CDS encoding WD40/YVTN/BNR-like repeat-containing protein encodes MQDVVLAVGTRKGLFLGRRRGGAWELDGPHFKAQAIYSVGIDTRGAAPRVLAGGDSAHWGPSVFHSDDLGATWEEPRQQPVKYPQDTGTSLERVWQLQPAGAEAPGVVYAGTEPGGLFRSEDGGETFELMRSLWDHPTREKWEPGGGGLAVHTVVTDPRDAESVTVAVSAGGVYRTVDGGASWAPSNSGVQVVFQPEKFPEFGQCVHKVARDAVDPDRLYLQNHWGVYRSDDAGATWTDIGAGLPSDFGFAVAAHPSRGDTAYLFPITADADRVPAENRCRVYRTSDAGATWEPLSAGLPAEDHYGTVLRDALCTDDADPAGVYFGNRNGEVFASADEGESWTQLAAHLPDVLCVRAAAV; translated from the coding sequence ATGCAGGACGTGGTGCTGGCGGTCGGAACGCGCAAGGGGCTGTTCCTGGGACGGCGCCGGGGCGGCGCATGGGAGCTTGACGGGCCCCACTTCAAGGCCCAGGCGATCTATTCGGTGGGCATCGACACCCGCGGCGCGGCGCCCCGGGTGCTCGCCGGGGGCGACAGCGCCCACTGGGGCCCGTCGGTCTTCCACTCCGACGACCTCGGCGCGACATGGGAGGAGCCCAGGCAGCAGCCGGTGAAGTACCCGCAGGACACCGGCACTTCGCTGGAGCGGGTCTGGCAGTTGCAGCCCGCGGGGGCCGAGGCCCCCGGTGTGGTGTACGCGGGCACGGAGCCCGGCGGCCTCTTCCGGTCCGAGGACGGCGGCGAGACGTTCGAGCTGATGCGGTCGCTGTGGGACCACCCGACGCGGGAGAAGTGGGAGCCGGGCGGCGGCGGGCTCGCGGTGCACACGGTGGTCACCGACCCGCGGGACGCGGAGTCCGTGACGGTCGCCGTCTCCGCCGGCGGGGTGTACCGCACGGTGGACGGCGGGGCGAGCTGGGCCCCGTCGAACTCCGGCGTGCAGGTCGTCTTCCAGCCGGAGAAGTTCCCGGAGTTCGGCCAGTGCGTGCACAAGGTCGCGCGGGACGCCGTCGACCCGGACCGGCTCTATCTGCAGAACCACTGGGGCGTCTACCGCAGCGACGACGCCGGGGCCACCTGGACCGACATCGGCGCAGGACTGCCCTCGGACTTCGGTTTCGCCGTCGCCGCGCACCCCTCGCGCGGCGACACCGCGTACCTCTTCCCCATCACCGCCGACGCCGACCGGGTGCCCGCGGAGAACCGCTGCCGGGTCTACCGCACGTCGGACGCCGGGGCGACCTGGGAGCCGCTGTCGGCGGGGCTCCCGGCGGAGGACCACTACGGCACGGTGCTGCGGGACGCGCTGTGCACCGACGACGCCGACCCCGCGGGGGTGTACTTCGGCAACCGCAACGGGGAGGTCTTCGCCAGCGCCGACGAAGGGGAGAGCTGGACGCAGCTCGCCGCGCACCTGCCGGACGTGCTGTGCGTACGGGCCGCGGCTGTCTGA
- a CDS encoding HAD family hydrolase, translated as MSATGTTAVVFDLDGTLVDSEPNYYEAGSRVLEQHGITGFTWEEHAGFLGVGTLETMRTLRERYALAAPVAELMAAKNAAYLQLARASTQAYPQMRAFAEMLRAAGCPIAVASGSSRTAIEAVLPAAGLGGLFPTLVSAEEVERGKPEPDVFLEAARRLGVRPEDCAVVEDAPPGWEAARRAGMRCVAVPYLPEQADEAVESGAGLVFRGGQREFSAERAFAWVTDGS; from the coding sequence ATGAGCGCCACCGGTACCACCGCCGTCGTCTTCGACCTCGACGGCACCCTCGTCGACAGCGAACCGAACTACTACGAGGCCGGGAGCCGTGTTCTCGAACAGCACGGCATCACGGGCTTCACCTGGGAGGAGCACGCCGGTTTCCTGGGCGTCGGCACCCTGGAGACGATGCGCACGCTGCGCGAGCGGTACGCGCTGGCGGCGCCGGTGGCGGAGCTGATGGCGGCGAAGAACGCCGCGTACCTGCAACTGGCGCGGGCGTCGACCCAGGCGTATCCGCAGATGCGGGCGTTCGCCGAGATGCTGCGCGCGGCCGGGTGCCCGATCGCCGTCGCGTCCGGCTCCTCGCGCACCGCCATCGAGGCGGTGCTGCCGGCGGCGGGGCTGGGCGGGCTGTTCCCCACGCTGGTCTCGGCGGAGGAGGTCGAGCGCGGCAAGCCGGAGCCCGACGTGTTCCTGGAGGCGGCCCGGAGGCTGGGCGTACGGCCGGAGGACTGCGCGGTGGTCGAGGACGCGCCGCCGGGGTGGGAGGCAGCGCGCCGCGCGGGGATGCGGTGCGTGGCGGTGCCGTATCTGCCGGAACAGGCGGACGAAGCGGTCGAGTCGGGCGCGGGGCTGGTGTTCCGGGGCGGGCAGCGGGAGTTCTCGGCGGAGCGCGCGTTCGCGTGGGTGACGGACGGGTCGTGA